The window GAGAATCAGATCCCTTTCTTTGTTCTTGAGGAGTTATACGGTCACTTAATATACCAACATGCGGAACCCAATATAGAAGAAAAGACTGATCTTCTTGAGCTCTCTCGTGGGTTTTTTGGCGATCTCTATTACGGTAGGAAGCCAAGCCCAAGCTCGCCAAAGCCCGACGTTGAAGTAAAGCATTTCACAGATTTGGTGAGATATTTTTTCCTTCCACCAGAAAACAATGAAGTGCCAATTCCAAGAAGTGTGGTAATGCTATGCAGTGTTTACCAGATTGTTTCAAACCCAAATGTTGTTCCCCCGAAAACAAAAGTAAACACCTATATTGTACCGCAACAAAGCTTCACGAGGCAGGATTGAAATTCACTACGCCAGATCCAGACACATATAATTTACTTGATATAAAGTTGCGGGACAATTACTGCTTAGAAACGTGCCCGTGCTTCAATCTCTCATGGCTCTTGTCTTGCTTACCCTTCCTGAAAAGCGATTGCTTGGAACGCCGTGTGCAACGTTGCTTGGAAGTCCCACCCCTTTGTGTTGACGACTATACCGAAGATCTTTTCCGAAACCTGAATGCCTTGGAGCAGTGCCTTTATCCAGATGAAACTTACATCTGCGATTACATTGTGCTGCTGGATGATCTTATGATCACAACTGAAGCAGATGTAATGTTGCTTGTTGAAAACAAGATCATTGATAACAATTTAGGTTCCAGCCCGTTTAACAACCTCGGCCTGGAGATTGGACTCCCTCAAAATTCCCATTACGACAAGCTCTGTCAAGAGCTTAATTATTACTACGATAACATTTGGAATCGTCTGGCCGTGGGAACCTTGACGAGGGTGAATTTCACAGACTTTTTTAAAGGCACTGCTACTGTTGTTGGAACTGTTGTCCTGGTTCTCACACCGGAATTTCCTGAGGCTCCTTAGCAAGGTCTAGGTTTAAAGCATCTGTGGTAGTGTTTGTTGGAGTCGTAGGTAATTTAGATGCAGTACTAATGGATCGCATTGTTGGAATATAGAAAATCacatagaaaaattagaattaaaatttcTAGAAGCCAAACAGAAAGCTCCATctgaaaattgtaaataaacaGTTAAGTTGGTTAAGTCTATTATAGTTATGCTTGGGTAAATGAAATGTATAAATAGACCCTTAATTTGTATATTCTTTTATGATCAAGAAAGTAATGAGAATATACAACTTTTCATGCAGTCCtctgtttttcatgttttacaaGTTATagaattttacatggtatcagaagaGTAAAGAAAATTCTTCCGCTGAAATCTTTCATTCTTCTTGCttcttgatttctttttctctcgtTTCTTGCTTCTATGGCAAACTCCGAAACACCTTCTGAGAGAGCTTCTATGGCTAATCCCCCTATGTCGAATCCTTGTGATGATTCCTCGAGCCAGTATTATCTTCATCCTTCTGACAATCAAGGAGCACTTCTCGTGTCTGAAATCTTTACAGGTGAGAACTATATTGCATGGAGTCGATCGATTTCAATTGCACTCACTGTCaagaataaaatctcttttatTGATGGAACTCTACTTCAACCTAGAATTGATACTGATTCTATACTTCAAATTGCTTGGTTAAGAGCAAATAATCTAGTGCTCTCATGGTTAatgaactcaatttctaaaGAAATTCGTGGCAGCCTTCTTTTTTTTACAACTGCTTTGGACATTTGGGAGGAACTAAAGACAAGATATCTTAGAAGTGATAGTCCGAGAGTTTTCTCTCTGGAAAAATCCCTCAGTTCCATTTCTCAAGGTTATAAAACTGTTACTGAGTATTTCGGTGAGTTTAAAGCTTTGTGGGATGAATATATCGACTATCGACCTATTCCAAGTTGTAAATGTGGAAATCTTGGTAGGTGCACATGTAGTATTCTCAAGAATCTCACAGATCGACAACAGTCTGATTATGTGATAAAATTCTTGGTTTGATTACATGATTCATACTCAGCCATCAGAAGTCAATTACTCCTTCAATCCCCTCTACCATCAATGAGcaaagtattttctttattactaCAAGAAGAAAGTCAAAGGTCTCTGTCTAACAGTGTTGGAATTTCCTTGGATTCTCATGCCATGGTTGCTGCTCAACCTCAAAGACAACATCTGCTGGTGCTAGATACACGAAGc is drawn from Juglans regia cultivar Chandler chromosome 5, Walnut 2.0, whole genome shotgun sequence and contains these coding sequences:
- the LOC108987538 gene encoding UPF0481 protein At3g47200-like produces the protein MAYTPRLVSIGPFHHRSEELKDMDIQKFLILKNFCNRTGKSIEELKGRIIRPELEMEIRRCYSEILSSEGFINMILLDAIFILELFRRKSEKDSGSSKPHEEDSENSKAREKDSENSKAHYQIDYILNRPCMEFSIRHDLLLLENQIPFFVLEELYGHLIYQHAEPNIEEKTDLLELSRGFFGDLYYGRKPSPSSPKPDVEVKHFTDLLHEAGLKFTTPDPDTYNLLDIKLRDNYCLETCPCFNLSWLLSCLPFLKSDCLERRVQRCLEVPPLCVDDYTEDLFRNLNALEQCLYPDETYICDYIVLLDDLMITTEADVMLLVENKIIDNNLGSSPFNNLGLEIGLPQNSHYDKLCQELNYYYDNIWNRLAVGTLTRVNFTDFFKGTATVVGTVVLVLTPEFPEAP